One window of Labilithrix sp. genomic DNA carries:
- the murE gene encoding UDP-N-acetylmuramyl-tripeptide synthetase yields MWPLHASAVAEACGVETSAELEIHGVTAGEREPRGDELFVSLKEDDWDGHADVDRALAAGVPLALVSDRARGDSTLLVPDTRVAVRALAARFRRGFTFPVVAVGGSNGKTTTKDLVAAALTGGGRRVTKTSETQNGWTGIPFTLLDRAHRRAAPPDALVVEVGIDAPGAMADHARVVDPDLALLTMIGPEHLAGLGDLEGVAREELSLLEGTTRGPRVLNMQDARIAEWAGARPDDVRVGPGGDLAWRDVSTSPLVTAIEATWRGGWTRRFAVPLAGAHNAANLALAVAAAAALGRSGEEIAAGLAGFVAPEMRCQVHRLANDCVLIDDAYNASPPSMAAALALLRAPAWAERPLVVVLGDMLDLGAASGEHHRALIAPLAALVAERGARVYFAGEAMQALLPEVTGARMLPAELDLDVAGSVTLVKGSRGMKLEGVVATLRERAEETTPEDLVPFHEAFRTVCVTGTNGKTTTTSLVAAIVAAAREPSCRVTTIGAFVDREQVETEASGAAFVRTLLRAREAGVRTLAVETSSQSLERGFTKTWPVHAGVFTNLSRDHLDYHRTPERYLGAKAQLFMDLPPGGAAVLNLADPSSALLDEVTPPSVRRFGYAARPIDEECKHLPAALVAEDVTIDVHGTHARLAPSPIADGLGGRLDLGLVGHVHMENALGAALAAHALGYSLPVIKEALERFEGVPGRFQIVRREPIVVVDYAHTPDALERTLATARLLTKGRVIVVFGCGGDRDPGKRAEMGAAATAFADVVYVTNDNPRSEDPDAIADAIERGATRSVHRILDRAAAIATSIADAAATDIVVIAGKGHEKTQTIGDVESPFDDVEIARSISR; encoded by the coding sequence GTGTGGCCGCTCCACGCCTCCGCCGTCGCCGAGGCCTGCGGGGTCGAGACGAGCGCCGAGCTCGAGATCCATGGCGTCACCGCGGGCGAGCGTGAGCCGCGCGGCGACGAGCTGTTCGTCTCGCTGAAGGAGGACGACTGGGACGGGCACGCCGACGTCGACCGCGCGCTCGCGGCGGGGGTCCCGCTCGCGCTGGTGTCGGATCGGGCGCGCGGCGACTCGACGCTGCTCGTCCCCGACACGCGCGTCGCGGTGCGCGCGCTCGCGGCGCGCTTCCGGCGGGGCTTCACGTTCCCGGTCGTCGCGGTCGGCGGGAGCAACGGCAAGACGACGACGAAGGACCTCGTCGCGGCGGCGCTCACCGGCGGCGGCCGCCGCGTGACGAAGACGAGCGAGACGCAGAACGGCTGGACCGGGATCCCGTTCACGCTCCTCGATCGCGCGCATCGCCGCGCCGCGCCGCCGGACGCGCTCGTCGTCGAGGTCGGCATCGACGCCCCCGGCGCGATGGCCGACCACGCGCGCGTCGTCGATCCCGACCTCGCGCTGCTCACGATGATCGGGCCGGAGCACCTCGCCGGGCTCGGCGACCTCGAAGGCGTCGCGCGCGAGGAGCTCTCCTTGCTCGAGGGTACGACGCGCGGCCCGCGTGTCTTGAATATGCAAGATGCACGTATCGCGGAGTGGGCGGGCGCGCGCCCCGACGACGTCCGCGTGGGGCCGGGCGGAGACCTCGCGTGGCGCGACGTCTCGACGTCGCCGCTCGTGACCGCGATCGAGGCGACCTGGCGCGGTGGGTGGACGAGGCGCTTCGCGGTCCCGCTCGCGGGGGCGCACAACGCGGCGAACCTCGCGCTCGCGGTGGCGGCGGCGGCGGCGCTGGGGCGGAGCGGGGAGGAGATCGCGGCGGGCCTCGCCGGGTTCGTCGCGCCGGAGATGCGGTGCCAGGTCCACCGCCTCGCGAACGACTGCGTGTTGATCGACGACGCATACAACGCATCGCCGCCGAGCATGGCGGCGGCGCTCGCGCTCCTCCGCGCGCCGGCGTGGGCAGAGCGTCCGCTCGTCGTCGTCCTCGGCGACATGCTCGATCTCGGGGCCGCGTCGGGCGAGCACCATCGCGCGTTGATCGCTCCGCTCGCCGCGCTCGTCGCCGAGCGCGGCGCGCGCGTCTACTTCGCGGGCGAGGCGATGCAGGCGCTCCTGCCCGAGGTCACCGGCGCGCGGATGCTGCCGGCGGAGCTCGACCTCGACGTCGCGGGGAGCGTGACGCTCGTGAAGGGCTCGCGCGGGATGAAGCTCGAAGGTGTCGTCGCGACGCTCCGCGAGCGCGCCGAAGAGACGACGCCGGAGGACCTCGTCCCGTTCCACGAGGCGTTCCGGACCGTGTGCGTGACGGGGACGAACGGCAAGACGACGACGACCTCGCTCGTCGCCGCGATCGTCGCCGCCGCGCGCGAGCCGTCGTGCCGCGTGACGACGATCGGCGCGTTCGTGGATCGAGAGCAGGTCGAGACGGAGGCGAGCGGGGCCGCGTTCGTGCGGACGCTGCTCCGCGCGCGCGAGGCCGGCGTGCGGACGCTCGCGGTGGAGACGAGCTCGCAGTCGCTCGAGCGCGGCTTCACGAAGACGTGGCCCGTCCACGCCGGCGTGTTCACGAACCTCTCGCGCGATCACCTCGACTACCACCGCACGCCCGAGCGCTACCTCGGCGCGAAGGCGCAGCTCTTCATGGACCTCCCGCCCGGCGGCGCGGCGGTGCTGAACCTCGCCGATCCCTCGAGCGCGCTCCTCGACGAGGTGACGCCGCCGAGCGTGCGTCGCTTCGGCTACGCCGCTCGCCCGATCGATGAAGAATGCAAGCATCTCCCGGCCGCCCTCGTCGCGGAGGACGTGACGATCGACGTGCACGGCACCCACGCGCGGCTCGCGCCTTCGCCGATCGCGGACGGCCTCGGCGGGCGCCTCGACCTCGGCCTCGTCGGCCACGTGCACATGGAGAACGCGCTCGGCGCCGCGCTCGCGGCTCACGCGCTCGGTTATTCGCTCCCCGTGATCAAGGAGGCGCTCGAGCGCTTCGAGGGTGTGCCGGGCCGGTTCCAGATCGTGCGGCGCGAGCCGATCGTCGTCGTCGACTACGCGCATACGCCCGACGCACTCGAGCGCACCTTGGCGACCGCGCGCCTACTGACCAAAGGACGAGTGATCGTGGTCTTCGGGTGCGGCGGCGATCGCGACCCTGGCAAACGCGCGGAAATGGGCGCCGCGGCGACGGCTTTCGCGGACGTCGTCTACGTCACGAACGACAACCCGCGGAGCGAGGACCCGGACGCGATCGCCGACGCGATCGAGCGTGGGGCGACGCGTTCCGTACATCGCATCCTCGATCGTGCGGCGGCCATCGCGACGTCCATTGCAGACGCCGCGGCGACCGATATCGTCGTGATCGCGGGGAAGGGACACGAGAAGACCCAGACGATCGGCGACGTCGAGTCGCCCTTCGACGACGTCGAGATCGCGCGCTCTATTTCGCGTTGA
- a CDS encoding serine/threonine protein kinase, with product MSEAGAVREESFEGQVVGGKYRVGPLVGSGGMGTVWLGEHMQLGTRVAIKFIRPQFAERPDARRRFEIEARAAASVDSRHAVKVFDYGVNDAGLPYIVMEYLEGESLSEALLRRGALPPREAAMVIAQAAKALAKAHAANIVHRDLKPDNIFLATNGEDLDPELGYAVKLVDFGIAKMLDAESAGKGGLKGPTQEGSVIGTPNFMSPEQLTVGGVPNALTDIWSLGACAFAAFTAKIPFEGDVLGDIVLKVCVEPMPLPSTIIADAPPGLDGWFQRACHREAQKRFQSAEEMAEQLLKVCGAGPVRIQTLDEDKMQFALKKPKPGAELAVVDDDMPSGGMNPKTALLTGIVVGVSLMVAILGFLAWRDNRENADAPVPVEAGTR from the coding sequence ATGTCCGAGGCCGGCGCGGTCCGAGAGGAGTCCTTCGAGGGGCAGGTCGTCGGCGGGAAGTACCGCGTCGGACCGCTCGTCGGCTCCGGAGGCATGGGCACGGTCTGGCTCGGCGAGCACATGCAGCTCGGCACGCGCGTCGCGATCAAGTTCATCCGCCCGCAGTTCGCGGAGCGGCCGGACGCGCGGCGGCGCTTCGAGATCGAGGCGCGCGCTGCCGCGAGCGTCGACTCGCGCCACGCGGTGAAGGTGTTCGACTACGGCGTGAACGACGCCGGTCTCCCCTACATCGTGATGGAGTACCTCGAGGGCGAGTCGCTCTCGGAGGCGCTCCTCCGCCGCGGCGCGCTCCCGCCGCGCGAGGCGGCGATGGTCATCGCGCAAGCGGCGAAGGCGCTCGCGAAGGCGCACGCGGCGAACATCGTCCATCGCGACCTCAAGCCGGACAACATCTTCCTCGCGACGAACGGCGAGGACCTCGATCCCGAGCTCGGGTACGCGGTGAAGCTCGTCGACTTCGGGATCGCGAAGATGCTCGACGCCGAGAGCGCGGGAAAAGGTGGCCTCAAGGGCCCGACGCAGGAGGGCTCCGTCATCGGGACGCCCAACTTCATGAGCCCGGAGCAGCTCACGGTGGGCGGGGTCCCGAACGCGCTGACCGACATCTGGTCGCTCGGCGCGTGCGCGTTCGCGGCGTTCACGGCGAAGATCCCGTTCGAGGGGGACGTCCTCGGCGACATCGTGCTCAAGGTCTGCGTCGAGCCGATGCCGCTCCCGAGCACGATCATCGCCGACGCGCCGCCCGGGCTCGACGGCTGGTTCCAGCGCGCCTGCCACCGCGAAGCGCAGAAGCGCTTCCAGAGCGCGGAGGAGATGGCGGAGCAGCTCCTCAAGGTCTGCGGCGCGGGACCGGTGCGCATCCAGACGCTCGACGAAGACAAGATGCAGTTCGCGCTCAAGAAGCCGAAGCCGGGCGCGGAGCTCGCGGTCGTCGACGACGACATGCCGAGCGGCGGCATGAACCCGAAGACCGCGCTCCTCACCGGCATCGTCGTCGGCGTGTCGTTGATGGTCGCGATCCTCGGCTTCCTCGCCTGGCGCGACAACCGCGAGAACGCCGACGCGCCGGTCCCGGTCGAAGCTGGTACACGTTGA
- a CDS encoding YXWGXW repeat-containing protein, with protein MLGLVLLGSGCGPSIPLPPQAPVDPADYVAVSSSPRPPPVEFLPAQPRGDAVWVDGTWEWSGQRYGWRAGTWTVPPKGLRRARWVIVRRKEDGQLFFAPSVWKDAAGRKVDDSSWIHALGPQARARSRIGGPPAESDVPRERGREVERARPRQTPREESSPDETELR; from the coding sequence ATGCTTGGGCTCGTCTTGCTCGGGAGCGGCTGCGGGCCGTCGATCCCGCTCCCCCCCCAGGCGCCGGTCGATCCGGCGGACTACGTCGCGGTCTCGAGCTCGCCGCGCCCGCCGCCGGTGGAGTTCCTGCCGGCGCAGCCGCGGGGCGACGCGGTCTGGGTCGACGGCACGTGGGAGTGGTCGGGGCAGCGCTACGGCTGGCGGGCCGGGACATGGACCGTACCCCCCAAGGGGCTCCGGCGCGCCCGATGGGTCATCGTCCGCCGAAAAGAAGACGGTCAGCTCTTCTTCGCCCCCTCGGTATGGAAGGACGCCGCGGGGCGAAAGGTCGACGACTCCTCGTGGATCCACGCGCTTGGCCCCCAAGCGCGCGCCCGAAGCCGCATCGGCGGGCCGCCGGCGGAGAGCGACGTTCCGCGCGAGAGGGGCCGAGAGGTCGAGCGCGCTCGGCCGCGGCAAACCCCGCGCGAAGAGTCGAGCCCGGACGAAACGGAGTTGCGCTAG
- a CDS encoding BamA/TamA family outer membrane protein: MPLLGGARRHLVVSAVALAALTGGTGCYRVPDGKRAVADVEIRGAKNVDEDDLLTRIDTREDVRFLGIFHGVVYDYEVFDPYALRRDLQRVERYLRARGYYEAHVYASRVIEKRDKVYVTIAVAEGEPVTVDSFAVVPTSPLDADSQKAMRVEILRALPRDSRFDEDKFDESEKAATRALTATGYAAAKVERKAEVDLASHRATLTYTVTPGPRVKFGAVTFEGLGTLPEDAVRRVFGVEQGKVYSSAELEDGKQALLNLGVFATVDVVADTSQIETSPEVPVTVKAQTTKIRAFLIGGGFELDSLKTDGHIQLGWQNSNFFGGLRKLDVRYKPGIIAYPTRFPNLDPPTAPLYEHRFSTTLSQPAFLEKRTTGFIRAEYNVYPVLLPAKQDGTFDKNVVGYHEPRGAIGLERHFFQRLYASPEIDLQANFPFDYLGRSDVRPLVISYVALATNLDFRDNPSKPHRGFWIGNVLQGAAGGDATDIRVQPDVRGYIPLHRKLTLALRGSLGFLFPANYMLESRASFLASGGADDRDYQILFFRGFFSGGPTQNRGYPLRGISPHDTIPYLSPAGQSSAAGSCDPAKQGCDLPTGGLTLWEASAELRINVSGPFSTALFCDASDVSPFSVNIRPDHPHLSCGAGARYDTPVGPIRFDVGYRIPGLQFPSGDRFENEPDPLLGVLPIAIAFGIGEAF; the protein is encoded by the coding sequence ATGCCGCTTCTGGGCGGTGCCCGTCGTCATCTCGTCGTCTCCGCCGTCGCGCTCGCCGCGCTGACCGGCGGCACCGGATGTTACCGCGTCCCGGACGGAAAGCGCGCGGTCGCGGACGTCGAGATCCGCGGGGCGAAGAACGTCGACGAAGACGACCTCCTGACGCGGATCGACACGCGCGAGGACGTGCGCTTCCTCGGCATCTTCCACGGCGTCGTCTACGACTACGAGGTCTTCGACCCCTACGCGCTGCGGCGCGACCTGCAACGCGTCGAGCGCTACCTCCGCGCGCGCGGCTACTACGAGGCGCACGTCTACGCGAGCCGCGTCATCGAGAAGAGGGACAAGGTCTACGTCACGATCGCGGTCGCGGAGGGAGAGCCGGTGACGGTCGACTCGTTCGCGGTCGTCCCGACGAGCCCGCTCGACGCCGACTCGCAGAAGGCGATGCGCGTCGAGATCCTCCGCGCGCTCCCGCGCGATTCGAGGTTCGACGAGGACAAGTTCGACGAGTCGGAGAAGGCGGCGACGAGGGCGCTCACCGCGACCGGCTACGCGGCGGCGAAGGTGGAGCGGAAGGCGGAGGTCGATCTCGCCTCCCACCGCGCGACGCTGACGTACACCGTCACGCCGGGGCCGCGCGTGAAGTTCGGCGCGGTCACCTTCGAGGGCCTCGGGACGTTGCCGGAGGACGCCGTGCGCCGCGTGTTCGGCGTCGAGCAAGGGAAGGTCTACTCGAGCGCCGAGCTCGAGGACGGAAAGCAGGCCCTCCTCAACCTCGGCGTCTTCGCCACCGTCGACGTCGTCGCCGACACGAGCCAGATCGAGACGAGCCCCGAGGTGCCGGTCACGGTGAAGGCGCAGACGACGAAGATCCGCGCCTTCCTCATCGGCGGCGGCTTCGAGCTCGACTCGCTCAAGACCGACGGCCACATCCAGCTCGGCTGGCAGAACTCGAACTTCTTCGGCGGCCTCCGCAAGCTCGACGTCCGCTACAAGCCCGGCATCATCGCGTACCCGACGCGCTTCCCGAACCTCGACCCTCCCACCGCGCCGCTCTACGAGCACCGCTTCTCGACGACGCTCTCGCAGCCGGCGTTCCTCGAGAAGCGCACGACCGGGTTCATACGTGCAGAATACAACGTGTACCCGGTCCTCCTCCCCGCGAAGCAGGACGGGACCTTCGACAAGAACGTCGTCGGCTACCACGAGCCCCGCGGCGCGATCGGGCTCGAGCGTCACTTCTTCCAGCGGCTCTACGCGAGCCCGGAGATCGACCTCCAGGCGAACTTCCCGTTCGACTACCTCGGACGCTCGGACGTGCGGCCGCTCGTCATCTCGTACGTCGCGCTCGCGACGAACCTCGACTTCCGCGACAACCCGTCGAAGCCCCATCGCGGCTTCTGGATCGGCAACGTCCTCCAGGGCGCCGCGGGCGGCGACGCCACCGACATCCGCGTGCAGCCGGACGTGCGCGGCTACATCCCGCTCCACCGTAAGCTCACCCTCGCGCTGCGCGGCTCGCTCGGCTTCCTCTTCCCCGCGAACTACATGCTCGAGTCGCGTGCGAGCTTCCTCGCCAGCGGCGGCGCGGACGATCGCGACTACCAGATCCTCTTCTTCCGCGGCTTCTTCTCCGGCGGCCCGACCCAGAACCGCGGCTATCCTCTGCGTGGCATCAGCCCGCACGACACGATCCCGTATTTGAGCCCCGCCGGGCAGTCGAGCGCGGCCGGCAGCTGCGACCCCGCGAAGCAAGGCTGCGACCTCCCGACCGGCGGCCTCACGCTCTGGGAGGCGAGCGCCGAGCTCCGCATCAACGTGTCGGGTCCGTTCTCGACCGCGCTCTTCTGCGACGCGAGCGACGTCTCGCCGTTCTCGGTGAACATCCGGCCCGATCACCCGCACCTGTCCTGCGGGGCGGGGGCGCGCTACGACACACCGGTGGGACCGATCCGCTTCGACGTCGGTTATCGGATCCCCGGCCTCCAGTTCCCGAGCGGCGACAGGTTCGAGAACGAGCCCGATCCGCTCCTCGGCGTCCTCCCGATCGCGATCGCGTTCGGTATCGGAGAGGCCTTCTGA
- a CDS encoding translocation/assembly module TamB domain-containing protein has protein sequence MRRRALAVLAHGARGVALATLFSAAATGGIVLHANLAGGRRAAAEIGNRATASLFDGRVVIGEVERLAIGNKSSVRVRAAEVLDPDAKRVIHAEGIDATIDLRALLRSLSEGRGPAVELEDVRVATADVVLDRTPDGSVNVARAFAPRVKTKKLAPKPKDESMTRSDPYLDISSVRVGHAHVSGNLVPPSLDGDADGLKTRVHLEHDVVRVDLDEGTATLRAPHAPNQNQPITGAVKGALVVAIAAQPSVHLSGHADLTGAVGAVPLAFHAEIDGDTVSASVDVARVETEPLGKAFADLPFGRPVEAHVRAAGKLPSLALDVRARVGESDVVASGEIDVQKGHVLRLDAEAKHVDASAYGAPIATDITTKVHAEGAVGAGAGFVGSYEVTTESGSVGLENVPATTIEGKIEEQRITATISAKEPGVELSGTGELDLGSLVTTFDVQARSASLHELHRAPNVVRGAASVRARGEVDLRARTLDVATTLRGDGLAFGLFSAKHLDANGRLHGPLAAPLLDAGFGAKDLAVQAKDKQPLLYPAATGRAQIAFVPSVRIVSVSVDVGAEGDKDGFAATATNIDVANGVVEARGVSLKGLGEPLELDARVGRGAWSIRAKSAGVDLHRVAAMTGIRELTVLPEGTRAELDVDVHDSPAGATGHVDVVITSEKGALLGGGLMLETHAAIERGHLTGNARVSSEGLGWVEVKNAELDIPGRLDARAIERTTGVMELRGSIDLAQGGALLGGEHVERMAGVASFEARVERGDPDAPPAVRTTIKTTGLEVVYLEDPTKPSTTFAGIDLSGHLAWDGRTDDAEVALLSWDARGVLGAAAAKAKVPLLAWATGKAKIDRDALAKLEVDAVADVPSRDIRDIPSFIDIPDIRGKVGLHAIANGTLEHPSVVLSARADGIDAGGTRRSQGPPGPPGGPLGAANFEPLDAVLEARWTGEQGAITFAFDERTPKRRGAPPKRSPGHVHGLVMLADLRMRDLFYGRERGARPWSAAAELEIKDIDLGALPLPPSTLGPGRALSGALTGRFRVRDLNRDASLQGQAEIAGFGVGGASVESLELTVFGRDASLFVHAKATDKDSSATLQLSSQSAHIDGLAVSWNAEATSRLDYAVQNVDLALLGPLVRRQVSEIAGRVNGAGSIRLDGDEQVFEGGLALMGTNMYVNAVGEEVVGLTATARFDRSGRFVVDDATGKVGEGEFRARVHGRMKGFTFQEANLNLTSSGKEGLPISSDGASFGSVVGEVKVNAKMSADREALDVTIEVPRAAVSLPDRSTQQLEPLEPDPTIKIGVRRKGTLDTSAVRRNRGGSGRATTAAATATFVTKIDAQLGDNVRLQGRGLDVALGGRTLVQLANEVAITGQIDLKGGSIIVHGRRFTVDRGIVSFAPGGDPGNPSVVAAAYWDAPDRTRVWVEFAGPLKTGTLTLRSEPAFSKNEILSILLFGQPDPNMARGSGTAQKGSGAGATTIGTGLVASDLNRVLSEIDENLELETDTVGGNRTRTKVGRSFFDRRLKVQVGVAPGQTYYREPDTTFLFVNWQIVPKWSVVATAGNAGTSILDLLFQHRY, from the coding sequence ATGCGCCGCCGCGCCCTCGCCGTCCTCGCGCACGGAGCGCGCGGCGTCGCGCTCGCGACCCTCTTCTCCGCCGCCGCGACGGGCGGCATCGTCCTGCACGCGAACCTCGCCGGCGGAAGGCGCGCGGCGGCCGAGATCGGCAACCGCGCGACCGCGTCGCTCTTCGACGGCCGCGTCGTCATCGGCGAGGTCGAGCGCCTCGCGATCGGCAACAAGTCGAGCGTGCGCGTCCGCGCCGCCGAGGTGCTCGATCCCGACGCGAAGCGCGTCATCCACGCCGAGGGCATCGACGCCACGATCGATCTGCGCGCGCTCCTCCGCTCCCTCTCCGAAGGCAGAGGCCCCGCGGTGGAGCTCGAGGACGTGCGCGTCGCGACCGCCGACGTCGTGCTCGACCGCACGCCGGACGGGAGCGTCAACGTCGCGCGCGCGTTCGCGCCGCGGGTGAAGACGAAGAAGCTCGCGCCGAAGCCGAAGGACGAGTCGATGACGCGGAGCGATCCGTACCTCGACATCTCCTCCGTCCGCGTCGGACACGCGCACGTCAGCGGCAACCTCGTCCCGCCCTCGCTCGACGGCGACGCCGACGGCTTGAAGACACGGGTGCACCTCGAGCACGACGTCGTGCGCGTCGATCTCGACGAAGGCACCGCCACCCTCCGCGCGCCGCACGCCCCGAACCAGAACCAGCCCATCACCGGCGCGGTGAAGGGCGCGCTCGTCGTCGCGATCGCGGCGCAGCCGAGCGTGCACCTCTCCGGCCACGCCGACCTCACCGGCGCCGTCGGCGCGGTGCCGCTCGCCTTTCACGCGGAGATCGACGGCGACACCGTGAGCGCGAGCGTCGACGTCGCGCGCGTCGAGACCGAGCCCCTCGGCAAGGCCTTCGCCGATCTCCCCTTCGGGCGCCCGGTCGAGGCCCACGTCCGCGCGGCCGGCAAGCTGCCGTCGCTCGCGCTCGACGTCCGCGCGCGCGTCGGCGAGTCGGACGTCGTCGCGAGCGGCGAGATCGACGTGCAGAAGGGCCACGTCTTGCGCCTCGACGCGGAGGCGAAGCACGTCGACGCGAGCGCGTACGGCGCGCCGATCGCGACCGACATCACGACGAAGGTGCACGCCGAAGGCGCGGTGGGCGCCGGCGCCGGCTTCGTCGGCAGCTACGAGGTGACGACGGAGTCCGGCAGCGTCGGCCTCGAGAACGTCCCCGCGACGACGATCGAGGGGAAGATCGAGGAGCAGCGCATCACCGCGACGATCTCGGCGAAGGAGCCCGGCGTCGAGCTGAGCGGGACGGGCGAGCTCGATCTCGGGAGCCTCGTGACGACCTTCGACGTTCAAGCGCGATCGGCGTCGCTCCACGAGCTGCATCGCGCGCCGAACGTCGTCCGCGGCGCCGCCTCCGTGCGCGCGCGCGGCGAGGTCGACCTCCGCGCCCGCACGCTCGACGTCGCGACGACGCTGCGCGGCGACGGGCTCGCGTTCGGCCTCTTCTCCGCGAAGCACCTCGACGCGAACGGCCGGCTCCACGGCCCGCTCGCGGCCCCGCTCCTCGACGCCGGCTTCGGCGCGAAGGACCTCGCGGTGCAGGCGAAGGACAAGCAGCCCCTCCTCTACCCCGCCGCGACCGGCCGCGCGCAGATCGCGTTCGTGCCGTCGGTCCGCATCGTGTCGGTCTCGGTCGACGTCGGCGCCGAGGGCGACAAGGACGGGTTCGCGGCGACGGCGACGAACATCGACGTCGCGAACGGCGTCGTCGAGGCGCGCGGCGTGTCGCTGAAGGGCCTCGGCGAGCCGCTCGAGCTCGACGCGCGGGTCGGCCGCGGCGCGTGGTCGATCCGCGCGAAGAGCGCGGGCGTCGATCTCCACCGCGTCGCGGCGATGACCGGGATCCGGGAGCTCACCGTGCTGCCGGAGGGGACGCGCGCGGAGCTCGACGTCGACGTGCACGACAGCCCCGCCGGCGCGACCGGCCACGTCGACGTCGTGATCACGAGCGAGAAGGGCGCGCTCCTCGGCGGCGGGTTGATGCTCGAGACGCACGCCGCGATCGAGCGCGGTCACCTCACCGGCAACGCGCGGGTCTCCTCGGAGGGGCTCGGCTGGGTCGAGGTGAAGAACGCGGAGCTCGACATCCCGGGCCGGCTCGACGCGCGCGCGATCGAGCGCACGACCGGCGTGATGGAGCTCCGCGGCTCGATCGACCTCGCGCAGGGCGGCGCGCTCCTCGGCGGCGAGCACGTCGAGCGGATGGCCGGCGTCGCGTCCTTCGAGGCACGCGTCGAGCGCGGCGACCCCGACGCGCCGCCGGCGGTGCGGACGACGATCAAGACGACGGGGCTCGAGGTCGTCTACCTCGAAGACCCGACGAAGCCCTCGACCACGTTCGCCGGGATCGACCTCAGCGGCCACCTCGCGTGGGACGGCCGCACCGACGACGCGGAGGTCGCCCTCCTCTCGTGGGACGCGCGCGGCGTCCTCGGCGCCGCCGCGGCGAAGGCGAAGGTGCCGCTCCTCGCGTGGGCGACGGGGAAGGCGAAGATCGATCGCGACGCGCTCGCGAAGCTCGAGGTCGACGCGGTCGCCGACGTCCCGTCGCGCGACATACGCGATATACCTTCATTCATCGATATACCCGACATACGCGGCAAAGTCGGTCTACACGCGATCGCGAACGGGACCCTCGAACATCCGTCCGTCGTGCTCTCTGCGCGCGCCGACGGGATCGACGCGGGGGGCACGCGTCGATCGCAGGGTCCGCCCGGCCCGCCCGGCGGGCCGCTCGGCGCCGCCAACTTCGAGCCGCTCGACGCGGTGCTCGAGGCGCGCTGGACCGGCGAGCAGGGCGCGATCACCTTCGCCTTCGACGAGCGCACGCCGAAGCGACGCGGCGCGCCGCCGAAGCGGTCTCCCGGTCACGTCCACGGCCTCGTCATGCTCGCGGACCTGCGCATGCGCGATCTCTTCTACGGCCGCGAGCGCGGGGCGCGCCCGTGGAGCGCGGCGGCGGAGCTCGAGATCAAGGACATCGATCTCGGCGCGCTGCCGCTCCCACCCTCGACGCTGGGCCCGGGCCGCGCGCTCAGCGGCGCGCTCACGGGCCGGTTCCGCGTCCGCGACCTGAACCGCGACGCGTCGCTCCAGGGGCAGGCCGAGATCGCCGGCTTCGGCGTGGGAGGCGCGAGCGTCGAGTCGCTCGAGCTCACCGTCTTCGGGCGCGACGCGTCGCTCTTCGTCCACGCGAAGGCGACCGACAAGGACAGCAGCGCGACGCTGCAGCTCTCCTCGCAGAGCGCGCACATCGACGGGCTCGCGGTGTCGTGGAACGCGGAGGCCACGTCGCGCCTCGACTACGCGGTGCAGAACGTTGACCTCGCGCTCCTCGGGCCGCTCGTACGCCGCCAGGTCTCGGAGATCGCCGGGCGCGTGAACGGCGCGGGCTCGATCCGGCTCGACGGCGACGAGCAGGTGTTCGAGGGCGGCCTCGCGCTCATGGGGACGAACATGTACGTGAACGCGGTCGGCGAGGAGGTGGTCGGCCTCACCGCGACGGCGCGCTTCGATCGCTCGGGGAGGTTCGTCGTCGACGACGCGACGGGGAAGGTCGGCGAGGGCGAGTTCCGCGCGCGCGTGCACGGCCGCATGAAGGGCTTCACCTTCCAGGAGGCGAACCTGAACCTGACGTCGTCGGGCAAGGAGGGTCTCCCGATCAGCTCCGACGGCGCGAGCTTCGGCTCCGTGGTCGGCGAGGTGAAGGTGAACGCGAAGATGAGCGCGGATCGCGAGGCGCTCGACGTGACGATCGAGGTCCCGCGCGCGGCGGTCTCGCTCCCCGATCGGAGCACGCAGCAGCTCGAGCCGCTCGAGCCCGACCCGACGATCAAGATCGGCGTGCGGCGGAAGGGGACCCTCGACACGAGCGCGGTGCGGAGGAACCGCGGCGGCTCGGGTCGCGCGACGACGGCCGCGGCGACGGCCACGTTCGTGACGAAGATCGACGCGCAGCTCGGGGACAACGTCCGCCTCCAGGGCCGCGGCCTCGACGTCGCGCTGGGCGGCCGCACGCTGGTCCAGCTCGCGAACGAGGTCGCGATCACGGGTCAGATCGACCTGAAGGGCGGCTCGATCATCGTGCACGGCCGCCGCTTCACGGTCGACCGCGGCATCGTGAGCTTCGCGCCGGGCGGCGATCCCGGCAACCCGTCCGTCGTCGCGGCGGCGTACTGGGACGCGCCCGATCGCACGCGCGTCTGGGTCGAGTTCGCGGGCCCGCTCAAGACCGGCACGCTCACGCTCCGCTCGGAGCCGGCGTTCTCGAAGAACGAGATCCTCAGCATCCTCCTCTTCGGCCAGCCCGACCCGAACATGGCGCGCGGGAGCGGCACGGCGCAGAAGGGCAGCGGCGCGGGCGCGACGACGATCGGCACCGGCCTCGTCGCGAGCGACTTGAACCGTGTCCTCTCGGAGATCGACGAGAACCTCGAGCTCGAGACCGACACCGTCGGCGGCAACCGTACCCGCACGAAGGTCGGCCGCAGCTTCTTCGACCGCCGCTTGAAGGTCCAGGTCGGCGTGGCCCCCGGCCAAACCTACTACCGCGAGCCCGACACGACCTTCCTCTTCGTAAACTGGCAAATCGTCCCCAAGTGGTCCGTCGTCGCCACCGCCGGCAACGCCGGCACGTCGATCCTCGACCTCCTGTTCCAGCATCGCTACTGA